The DNA window AATTTTTTTGGCAGGATCATATGCTTTTACAGCGTGTCTCCAGTTTAAGTTTTCTAATAATGACATTTTTTATATTTTTTTAAAATTAAACTACTTTCTTGTTGATCTCTGATGTTGATCAAATTAAAATAACAATGCAAATATATAGCCAATTAAATTGTGTACAATTTAATTTTGATAAATTTTATTGATGACAATTATTTACAAAGTAAAAAACAAATGAAGAGAGATACCATAGCTTTTCATCTTTTTCCGCATGATTCGGATTTTTTAAAAAGCTAAGTATTCCAATCTTTGCTATAGAATTTTAAACCAAAAACAATGCAGAAATTTATAAACAAAACAGCTTTAATTACCGGAGGAACAAACGGAATGGGGTTTGCCACCGCTGAAAAATTCATTGAAGAAGGAGGGAAGGTAATTATTACAGGAAGAAGTCAAGAGACCGTTACTAAAGCTTTAGAGAAACTAGGAGAGAATGCTTTTGGAATTGTATCCGATGCTGGAAATATAGAAGATCTTATGAGCTTGCAACAGGAAGTAAGAAAATATACCGATCATGTTGACCTTGTATTTGCCAATGCAGGATATGGAAGGTTTGCTCCTATTGAATATGTGGATGGCAAAGGCTTTGACGAGCTCTTCAATATGCTGGTAAAAGGTCCTTTCTTTACCGTTCAGCAAATATTGCCATTGATGAAAAAGGGGAGTTCGGTTATTTTTAATACCTCAGTAGCTACTGAGATAGCTATGCCTAATTTTTCGGTATATTCTGCAGCAAAATCAGCTGTTCAGTCTTTTATCAAAACATTTGCTGTAGAACTTACAGAAAAGGGAATTCGTGTGAATGGAATAAGTCCGGGACACATTAAAACCAATATTTTTAATAATACAGGTTTAAGCTCGGATCAGATTGAAACTGCAGTACAGGATATTATCCCTACCATTCCTTTTAAAAGGCAGGGTGAAGCATCAGAAATTGCCAATGCAGTACTTTTCCTGGCTTCGGATGAGGCATCCTATATCCATGGAGCAGAGCTAAAGGTAGACGCCGGAATTTCCGTGATCAGATAATAAGTTGAAGATTACTTTACTTCGTTGATTTCTTTGATCATATTAGTTTTACTTTCAACACCTATATTGTAGGTCTTGCCTTTTTTTAAACTTAAATTGACCTTTTCCATGAATGTTTTATAATCGGAAGATTTTTTTGAGATATAAAAAACCTGAGCACTGATTCCAATGGCGACACGCACAACTTCTTCCGGTTTATCCGGATCTTCAAGGATATTGTTGATGGCAGCATTATTATACCAGGTTAATTTCTGGGATTCCGAATGAGACGAACAGGATGTGATCATGGTGAATATTAATAATAA is part of the Chryseobacterium lactis genome and encodes:
- a CDS encoding SDR family oxidoreductase is translated as MQKFINKTALITGGTNGMGFATAEKFIEEGGKVIITGRSQETVTKALEKLGENAFGIVSDAGNIEDLMSLQQEVRKYTDHVDLVFANAGYGRFAPIEYVDGKGFDELFNMLVKGPFFTVQQILPLMKKGSSVIFNTSVATEIAMPNFSVYSAAKSAVQSFIKTFAVELTEKGIRVNGISPGHIKTNIFNNTGLSSDQIETAVQDIIPTIPFKRQGEASEIANAVLFLASDEASYIHGAELKVDAGISVIR